Below is a window of Camelina sativa cultivar DH55 chromosome 11, Cs, whole genome shotgun sequence DNA.
ACACTTGTGCCTCCTGCTTATTTCAATGGTTATCTTGAAGGCTGGCCTTATGTGTTCTTCTTGGCTTAtcattacttcttcttcttcaatgtaaCTGTGAGAAAAAGGCTCTATGGAGATTACTATGCTCGCTCCCATGATCCCAAATGGGATGTGAACACGCCTTTATGGTCTCGGGTTTTGTTTGGTGTTGGTGTCATGGTTGGACATTGGCTTGCGGCTTTTGAAGGACCTGAATTGCATCGTTTACCAGGTGGTTGGGCCAATGTAGGGATATGGATTTTGATTGTGGTTACAATGCTTATGCATTACGATTCAACGCTATATCTTGCTAGATATTCTGAAAAGGTTGTTGTTCCAACGGCTGTTGTGCAATTTGGTCCTTATAGATGGGTCAGGCATCCGATATATGCTTCTACGATGCTTCTTTTCGCTACATACTGCACTGCTCTGCGTGCGCCTTTGAGTCTGTTGTTTCTTTTAGCGGTTTCTTTGGTTTACTATAACAAGAAGGCAAAGCTGGAGGAAGAATTGATGGTGGAGAATTTCGGACAAAGCTATTCGGATTATGCTGATAAGGTTAGGCACAAGTTCATTCCTTTTGTTTACTAGTGCTTTTAGAGGAACATGTATTGTGTGTCTAGTTATCTGGTATCTATCAGTCAGAGATGTATGAATGAAGCTGAGttggattttgttatttttaatggtaatgtTAGGCTTGTGAAAGGGATATGCTTTTATGCTATTCATGGTTCTCTTACTTTCTATTTCAAGATATTTGTCATTAGTAATTAACTAGTAATAttaagtttaaagtttaaaactttggGTTAGCACGAATCTGAAAAGTGATTGGCTCTTATGAAAACCAAACTTCACATCATCTTTGATTGCTTGTAGCTGTAGCTTATTGAGTGTTATGTTAATTTTTCCtaacaaatattttgattgagtgctttatagtattattagtgCCTTATCTTTTGTCCTTGTTTTGGTGATCCATTTTCGCTGTCGCATAATCAACCGTGATTTGCTGcatccattttcttttcttgactTGATCCATTTAATTGGGTACATGTGACCCTAATTTTGTAAATCTCCTGATCTAAACTGAAACCCTGACTTAAAGTTTATGAACAACTCCAGTTAAAAACTAAATCTGCCTGCTTTCTTTCTGAGTGTTTTCGCCTTTACACGTAAGAAACCGCACAGGGAACAATCTTAATCATGATTAGTCTAAATAAAGTGAGATTTCTAATCTAATAATTTTCCTAATCCCACTTGTTCCACACTAATCAATCATgtttagtttaataaaattcttCTATCCTGatacaaactttatttttttatcgtCCTTTGCATTTGCAACCCATTATCAAACTCCACCtggaaatgtttttttaattggcTTCTTCATGGTACTTTGgagaaaaaaaggttttgaggTTTGTGTATATAAAACACTTGAGATCTTGATATATGTCATATTGAAAACTCTTTAGGTTTGGCTTCTGTTCCTGACACTTGTATAGTGAAGTGGGCTTGTGTTACATTGatgcaatctctctctctttattcaaAAGTCAATTAGAGATCTTGATGCTACTTCTGTCCCTTTCCAAGTGATTTTACATCGACCAACTAGCTTTCTTCATATGAGTGTATATATTCATGTACCTATCCCTCTCAATTCCTTATCACCAAAATCATCTTGCTGATTCATTTGCTTTCAGAATCATCTTGCTTTCCTCTTtgctttttttcatttgttggGTTAAAACCAAAGAAGTTCCCAAATTTAGAGCTCGAAACCGATAAGGATCTATTCTGCGGTTGATATAGCTGGGTTCTCGATGATTAGGGAAAAAGGTGTAGCCCTTTGGTGGATGTAATCAGCCAGTAGTCGCAGATGCAGCACCATTAAGATTCACAAGAGATGTGGTTCCCTTTGTTTTCGCCCCTCGATCCGAAGAAAAGGGTTCCTTTCGAGTGGGAATCTTGATGATGCTGCATCAGCAAATACATGGCTACTATTGTCAGTTTCTTTGTTCATTCTCTAGTAAAGATAGTCTTGGAGATCGATCTTACAAGGACGACACAACACCAAGAAGGTAAAGTCTCTTTTATCTTCTCTGACTCTTCACAATTTCTTGATCATGCACATGTTGTGAAATAGCTTTTAATTAATGGTGTCTCTATCTTGCTTATGTTATTGGCATAACCATTCACATGTGGACCTTTCAAAGGATCCACCACACATGctttaaaaaaccaaacaagatTATAACAACTGTGTAATTAAAACACTGATAAGGTTCTAAGTTGAATGTGAATAATAGTGAGAGGTCTCTTGTGGTTACGGTTGTGGGAACTCACATGGCCACATGTGAAAATGGTCCATAAGTGTGTTTTTTTAGTCAATTCTTTGCCGTTGGTCCCAAGCTTTATTGTGtttttatatagtttctttGACCCGATcaagagaaaaattaaacattGTTTCCACATGGATCATATGAATCTCGAGGCACATTTTACTTGTTGAAAAATATCTTGGTTAAGGCTTAAGGGAGATTCTAGTGCAGAGAGAAACTGTAAATAAGAAAGTTTTAGAAagattctttttaataaaattatattaggAATGttcaaaatttacataaattgGTGGTCAATCGTGCAATGGAATATTATTTGTGAAAGTAAATTCAGATTTCACTTGCTATTTGTTTTACGACTTTTTCTTTGGCTAATCGTACACTAATGGTCCCAACTCGTGATAATGTTTTTAATCCCGCCTTTGTAAGCTTTTTGAATAAGTAATTGAAGATGACAGAGCTTGTAAGTAATGACGTCGATAACATATAGTTTATTAAACTTGTGTACTTgttgaagacaaaaaaaaaaaaatgcttgtGTACTTAAATATTAATATGTGAAGTTGTAGTCCGATAAATCAGAATCTCTCCtaaatttgacccaaaaaaaaaccagagtCTCTCAAAGATGATATGCCATGTcacatttgaaagaaaaaaaaaacgaataatgtatatgaattgtttaaatttCTACATAATCCTATTACCCATGCATATATAATTAACGTTATTGTACatgttttatattgtaaattgTTGAATGGTTTGTCACTTTTCAAGTGTATTATTACgtttaaaaacataattcaaaTTTGCGTTATACCTTGAAAACATTAATATGTACAACTGTctgtttagttaatttttaaatctttttaacaATACTGAATAACACCacaataatattcaatttttctcgatttaagaaaaatattatttccttGGACAATCTCTATAGATACATGTGTGTGTAATAGTAGACAAatgtaaatataacaaaattgtaTAGTAATATAAGTTTGACCTATATTTCATATTCTAACTCACTAATATTCTCTTTGCTCCGTCTTCAATTCAAACATCAAACACACTCACACAGAGAGATACACGCATTGATGTACATTTATTACATACTGAGTAGTTTGATCAGAAGAAACGACTGAGAAAATCCACTCTTGATTGATGGATGATGAGACGTTGTGGAAAGTTTCCAAGAAAGATTTCATCTCCGAAACCACTCATTTCTCTTCAAAACATCATGTTTTCACACGAAGCTTCTCaacaaaagcttcttcttcttcttcaaaacccGTAGTATTCACACGAAGTTTCTCAACTAAACCCACTTCgtattcttcatcatcagagcCCACCTTTAGACGTAGTTTCTCTGCAAAACCGACTCCTTCGAAATCTCCGTTTCTGTCTAGAAGCGGTTCAACGAAATGCCAAGCTGATGGTACATCTTCCACTACTTCTTCTGCTTCCAAGTGTTCCATCTCTCGGAGCTTGTCTCAGAAAGGAGCTTCGGTGACCCGAAAGTGTCGTAATATGGCCAAGGAGCACAAGTCTCGGTTTTACATCATGAAACGCTGCGTTTCAATGCTCGTTTGTTGGCACAAACATGCCTGAGAGATCATCGTTATGAAtgtgaagaaacaaacaagactAGGTTAAATAATTACagattttttactcttttttttttttttgtttcattttctttacacatcttttaattttttgaaagcACAAATCTGTATCGATGATACACTCTTTCCATtttaattaaatgtattttttattacgCAGTGTTCTTTTatactttaaacaaaaaaaatactagtagaaagaaaaaactgcaaaattaaaattactttgcaattgaaaaatataatggactactattttgttttgttttgttttattgtgcCAAAAAAAAGTCTAACATATACTATACATTGAATGATTGTGTtgaacatcattttttttagaatcGCATTTGTATCATCGACTACGGCTCGAATTGTAATGTAACAGTACAAAGTGTTACTGAATTTATCTTAGTCAaactatatttttctaattttttttctaagttgTTTTCTTTCGATTGAAATGGTTGTATACTACAGACGGAGTAATATTTGTATTGAAGTTAGAGAGATTCCTTCTGAAACATTGGGAAATTAAAAGACATAAACAAAACTGTACCAAGTGTCCGGTGTTCCAGGTCCACCGTTCGCATTTATATTTGTCGGTCCATATTATTGTTAAATAGTAAATATTGGTACTATCGTTTTGAAATACTGATTTGATAATAAGTATATAACTATTTGCAAATTAAACCGCATTGATTtacactttttgtttgttggttcaATCGCATTGTTGGGCTTGACATTGGCCGAATATAATCTGTAATGGATCTTTTAAGATCGTATGTGACAACTAAATCCATTGTGCATGTgaatctattttttcttcttcttctatttgtcTCCGTTAGAGAGTATTTGGAATAGAGAAGCCGAAAATGGCTTGGTGGCTCCTCAGCAGTCATCACAAATGCTTACATTTTCTGTTTTACAACGATTTACATTGAGTTGTTAATCCAACGAAcattaataataagaagaaaaaaaacaataatttgaaCAAAGATAGatggaaaaaaactaattaatgaaactaaagaGTATCACCAAAAATCAATCCCAAATCATAACAAAAGAGAGCAAAGCAACTCCGAGGAAGACAGCAAGAAATTTGTAGACTGGCTTGTCGAAGTAACATTTCTCACGAGGCTTGTATCCCTTCGAAATGAGATGGTTAACCGCAACATAAACGAAAACTCCGCACGCAAGGCTCATAGAGATCGCATAGGTCCAGTCACCAGCGGCTCCCTGGCTAGTGGCATTGATGCCAATGCCAATCCCAACGCCTATGGGACTCGATATACCAAAGGCCAAGGAGTAGACAACGGTGAGGAAGAATGGTCGTTTGGGGATTAGCTTGAGGAGAGCTATTCCCATTGCTACAGCTGCGAAGACCTTATGCAATGATATTGTCCATAGGTTTCTCCAAGCGTCGCTTTTAGTTTCTGACCAAAATATTCATAAGCGAACAGAATAAATGTCTcaaacttacatatatatacacaacatGAAACGGCCGCGTCCAACTATAATTATATTAGGTTTGGAATTTGTGACTTTCGTATTAATTTCGTAACACCTAGCTAGATTTCTCTACTAGATTATACCTACAAGAATTCAGTTCTGGTTACAACATGAAGATGGTACAAGCATATATATCATGGTCACATAACATTATAGCTAGTATATTGCATATATAAGATACTATCTTTCTGAATTTACACTTTCGATCAACAATGAGATGTTCCAAAACCTAGAACTTAGACCTAACTAATATAGAATGAGTAGATTACCAAAAAGTCACATAAAATGAATGACTAGTTTAGCTACATGGTTATTTAGTGAGAaaccaaattagggttttcattgATAGTTACCTGAGAGTCCAATGGCGATTCCCTCGAAGATGGAGTGAAAGCAAAGTGCAAAAATCAGCAAAGCTGTGTCTCCAAATCCAGTAGTCCGCAAAATCACTTGATTCACATCCACACCAGTACTTCTTATCTCACGATGGCCTTCCTCTTTCACTGccgcatcatcatcatcatcatccaccctCGACTCTCCGGCGCCAGCTCCCCCGTGGTGGTTATTACTCCCAGCCGCTACAAACGAAACCGCCACGTCTGCGAGCATTGTAAGGCAATATCCAGCGGCTGCTAACATGAAGGCGTAAGGATACTCTTTGTGTTTTAACCCTCTAAAAGTCTCGTTAGCGTCGCTGAGGAAATGGATCAGAGCGGTCGCGAGGAATATCCCACCGGAGAATTGAGTTCCGAGGAGGAGAAATGACTCGTTCCATCGGTAAAAGTAAGGTGAGATACCGGCTAAGAATGTGCTAAAGAAGAGTATTATAATACAATAGATCTTTACAAGCACCAAGCTTTTCGATCGGAGATTCACGACGGTGGTTGTTCCGGTTACCGGAGGTGGTTGGTTGGTTggctcttcttcgtctccgtcGTCTATGCCACCGTGAGAAAGGATCAAGGAGAAGCAGAGGCAgagaatagaaaagaaaaagagagttgactttagggttttggaagaaGACAAAGCCATTTTAGttagttattgtttttcttgtttttttttttgtttctcaattattgtttgtttgtgttgtgttcttTTCTCAATTgatgaaacatatatatttttagtgtatgcttttttatatatcttgttGGTGATTGTAGTACAGTGTTGACTTTATTTGTTGGAGATTTGCTGTGACAAGTACAACGGTAAAGTAATTCGGAAGTTGTACTACAAAAAAAGTACAAATCATCGCCGGCGACCGAAGAGCTGTTTCCTTGTGAAACGCCATGTACTAAATTCAAGCATCACCTATAATTAGTATTAGAACGTTGACATTATCAAAAATACTGCAGAAtattatcaaatcaaattgtTTCCCAAATAGGTTTGCCTTTAATAGCAAAAATATTGGATATATATAATTCCATTTCTATTCCTATGGTTATACGAAATAGGCAGAGTGAAAATATTTGTAGTATCTCTTTTTCTGTCagcatatattttatatctttaaagaaACTAAATGTAATCACTTTAATTACTTTAATTATGTGCCACGTATAGAGAATGGAGTcacaaattcagaaaaaaaaaaacactaattatactattaataattaaaaatgtcaaTAGTTCAacgaattaataattaaaaaaaatcaatttttgttatACAGGATCCATATAATCATATGcatcatatatagaaaaaaaaaaagatttttggtCGAATATCTATAATTTTCGGTCTAATTCGCATCTTGCATAAGAAATTGAATAAAGAAATGCAGAGACCGTGCCCGTCTTTGAGTATCtatcatattataaaaatgttgtAAACATTCAAATAATCTAGTGGTGATGGAGGGCATGACGAATCTGAGCATAATGACAGCTATATCCATACACATTGATTAAGTGACTTGTTACCCTCTTTAAATCTATATGTTATTCATAGATTTATCCATGtatctatataatttttaatatggATGTCGGATAGTATTCAAGTAGGAGCCAGAGTTTTTGTCAAGTCACTTGACTCAAGTGTAAAACATGCACTAATTTTCTTATAACTACGTACGGCTAAAGAATAAAGATCCATATACAGAGTAGCTTAACACACATAATAAACACAttaattcttcttatttttggtACATTGATTTAAGTGTTGCAGAGCCAAGAACAGAGTAGCTGATGCAAGGAAcacaccaatatatatatatggtacgAATActtacaaacaaacaagacaatattactctttatatatatctcGTTAGTTTCATATCCTGAAATTCAACAGATGCGATGTTCCATCAAGACCTTTCTTAAAGTATCCTTCTGAGTATGCTCTTAAGGTTGTGTCTCTGTATTTTGGAGGGTTTTCTTCAGACAGAAGCTCTTTCATCGGTCCATAAACTGTTGAGTTCTCACGTATACTTGAGCTGAAAAAGCTTGCTACTGATATCCTTGGGCCTCGTGTATTCGCAAGCACCCTATGCTCCACACTTATAAACTTATCGTTTGTTATCAGCTGCAAAATCAAACCCCAATATACATTAGCAAAAAACACAATTAATTTTAAGggaatctatttttttcttttcagattgTTGCTTTACCTGCAAGAAATCTCCAATATTGACAACGAGAGCTCCCGGAAGAGGAGAGACATCGACCCAAGAGTCTTGATGAAGAATCTGAAGACCACCGATATCGTCTTGAAGAAGAACCGTGAGGAAAGAGTTATCTGAGTGTTTACTTATACCTAAAGTTAGGTCAGGTTGTGGACAAGGTGGGTAATAGTGGCAGATCATAAGCAAACTCTTCAAGCAATCCATGCTCTTAAGGATCTCAGATTTCAAACCTAGTGCTTCAGAGAGAAGTTCAAAGAGCAAATCGCCTA
It encodes the following:
- the LOC104726535 gene encoding uncharacterized protein LOC104726535 isoform X2; protein product: MEAVLLCSKVVPRATTPLEDSRKFSFRHLNKHLKCNSIRSDSRNTPLLPSFEAIKSPSIWRGASFPVRKGSWVSPRCSISSSTVSDSDNPFLGRFKTFSFGSLVEKVRDLKKLKPIDVAKLALVLSVVTLAAKKIVTLALDPFFWMYFSWTWLFWPWFIAVGLAGYGIYCFRKHWLGEANAFEQLGIVSSVFTWLTLVPPAYFNGYLEGWPYVFFLAYHYFFFFNVTVRKRLYGDYYARSHDPKWDVNTPLWSRVLFGVGVMVGHWLAAFEGPELHRLPGGWANVGIWILIVVTMLMHYDSTLYLARYSEKVVVPTAVVQFGPYRWVRHPIYASTMLLFATYCTALRAPLSLLFLLAVSLVYYNKKAKLEEELMVENFGQSYSDYADKVRHKFIPFVY
- the LOC104726538 gene encoding uncharacterized serine-rich protein C215.13-like, giving the protein MDDETLWKVSKKDFISETTHFSSKHHVFTRSFSTKASSSSSKPVVFTRSFSTKPTSYSSSSEPTFRRSFSAKPTPSKSPFLSRSGSTKCQADGTSSTTSSASKCSISRSLSQKGASVTRKCRNMAKEHKSRFYIMKRCVSMLVCWHKHA
- the LOC104726539 gene encoding zinc transporter 2-like, giving the protein MALSSSKTLKSTLFFFSILCLCFSLILSHGGIDDGDEEEPTNQPPPVTGTTTVVNLRSKSLVLVKIYCIIILFFSTFLAGISPYFYRWNESFLLLGTQFSGGIFLATALIHFLSDANETFRGLKHKEYPYAFMLAAAGYCLTMLADVAVSFVAAGSNNHHGGAGAGESRVDDDDDDAAVKEEGHREIRSTGVDVNQVILRTTGFGDTALLIFALCFHSIFEGIAIGLSETKSDAWRNLWTISLHKVFAAVAMGIALLKLIPKRPFFLTVVYSLAFGISSPIGVGIGIGINATSQGAAGDWTYAISMSLACGVFVYVAVNHLISKGYKPREKCYFDKPVYKFLAVFLGVALLSFVMIWD